A single genomic interval of Caldanaerovirga acetigignens harbors:
- a CDS encoding acyl CoA:acetate/3-ketoacid CoA transferase — protein sequence MSKVITAERAAELIKDGDIVGASVMGLAGWPEEVAIAVEERFLKTGHPRDLTFVHSCTCGDHKSKGATHFAHEGMVKRLICGHTGASNEMASLVEQNKIECYLLPQGVICQLWRAIASRKPGVITKVGLGTYVDPRLQGGKISPRTKEDIVHLIELDGEEWLFYKKFPINVALIRGTYADEHGNLTMEKEMGILEALYLAMAAKNSGGIVIAQVLGVAKAHTFNPKNVRVPGVLVDYIVIAKPENHMQTEVTLYNPALSGEIKAPLEQIPSLPLDARKIIARRAAMELAPNTVINLGIGIPAGVASVAAEEGVIDQVTMTTELGNFGGIPAYGGDFGGCYNSEATIDHASMFDFYDGGGLDATFLGLAQVDRFGNVNVSKFGKRVIGPGGFINISQNAKKIVFCGTFMNGAEIAVEGGRIKIVKEGEQKKFVNEVEQVTFSGNYARSTKLPVLYVTERCVFSLESEGLTLIEIAPGIDLEKDILSMMEFTPRISPNLKTMDEAIFREKWGMLKKIMESNVK from the coding sequence ATGTCAAAAGTTATAACCGCCGAACGGGCTGCTGAATTGATTAAAGATGGAGACATTGTCGGCGCCAGCGTTATGGGACTTGCCGGTTGGCCGGAGGAGGTTGCCATCGCAGTCGAAGAAAGATTTCTAAAAACAGGACATCCAAGAGATTTGACTTTCGTGCACAGTTGTACATGCGGTGACCACAAAAGCAAGGGTGCTACTCATTTTGCTCACGAAGGGATGGTAAAAAGGCTGATATGCGGCCATACCGGGGCTTCCAACGAAATGGCAAGCCTCGTTGAGCAAAATAAGATAGAATGTTATCTGCTTCCGCAAGGAGTAATTTGCCAGCTTTGGAGGGCAATTGCTTCGAGAAAGCCTGGAGTGATAACAAAAGTAGGGCTTGGAACTTATGTGGACCCCAGGCTTCAGGGAGGGAAAATAAGCCCGAGAACTAAAGAAGATATAGTGCATTTGATCGAGTTGGATGGGGAGGAATGGCTTTTTTATAAGAAATTCCCTATTAACGTAGCTTTAATCCGCGGAACTTATGCAGATGAGCACGGCAACCTGACGATGGAAAAGGAAATGGGCATCTTGGAAGCACTGTACCTGGCAATGGCGGCCAAAAACAGTGGGGGAATAGTGATTGCGCAGGTACTTGGGGTAGCGAAAGCCCATACGTTCAATCCAAAAAATGTCAGGGTCCCCGGGGTACTTGTTGACTACATCGTGATAGCAAAACCCGAAAATCACATGCAGACTGAAGTAACGTTGTACAATCCCGCCTTGTCGGGGGAAATAAAAGCTCCTTTGGAGCAAATTCCGTCGCTTCCGCTTGATGCGAGAAAAATTATTGCCCGCCGTGCAGCTATGGAATTGGCTCCAAATACGGTCATAAACTTAGGGATAGGAATTCCTGCGGGAGTGGCAAGCGTTGCGGCGGAAGAGGGAGTTATAGACCAGGTGACCATGACTACGGAGCTCGGGAATTTCGGCGGGATTCCAGCTTACGGGGGGGATTTTGGAGGCTGTTATAACAGTGAGGCGACTATTGACCACGCTTCGATGTTCGACTTTTACGATGGTGGAGGACTGGATGCAACGTTCCTGGGCCTTGCCCAGGTAGACAGGTTCGGAAACGTCAATGTTAGCAAGTTCGGCAAAAGGGTGATTGGCCCGGGAGGTTTCATAAACATAAGTCAAAATGCCAAGAAAATTGTGTTTTGTGGTACCTTCATGAACGGTGCTGAAATTGCAGTTGAAGGTGGTCGGATTAAAATCGTAAAAGAAGGCGAGCAAAAAAAATTTGTAAATGAAGTCGAGCAGGTGACCTTCAGCGGCAATTACGCAAGATCAACCAAGTTGCCGGTTCTCTACGTTACCGAAAGATGCGTATTTTCTCTGGAGTCGGAAGGTCTAACATTGATCGAAATTGCTCCGGGGATTGATTTAGAAAAAGATATACTCTCCATGATGGAGTTTACTCCAAGAATATCGCCAAACCTTAAGACGATGGATGAGGCCATATTTAGAGAAAAATGGGGTATGCTCAAAAAGATAATGGAGAGTAATGTGAAATAA
- a CDS encoding MFS transporter — protein sequence MEQSKGMVKLAIFSVGILMMGAMAIASGLAVIGQHFSDVPQTSIQLLITIPCLVIIVATPIIGKLQEYVPIKTLVLVGVLCFLVGGIVPAFMNSFSAILVMRAIFGFGVAAAQALSPAMVAANFEGDERANVMGQLTSAQMLGCAAMVLISGYLAMMGWNMTFFVHLIALISLICVAAWLPNVKPMRAAGGQEGKAPEKVNVAGAYGWIFTMFAYFISGMILATYLAFLISEKNVGTAADAGQATMIFAIGGFLMGFVFGKLMQAAKNISLAIGFFMGVLSYLIIAYASNIFMVYVGSLIYGFAVTTIFASIMVGTSSSVNPASVPMAISLVTAGQNLGSFLCPYFITPLAAMLGSNINTNAFIVGAIHFAIMGLIAFFWGVSKNAKTKASLKVDA from the coding sequence ATGGAACAATCTAAAGGCATGGTAAAGCTTGCTATTTTCAGCGTGGGTATTTTGATGATGGGGGCAATGGCCATAGCAAGCGGGCTTGCAGTCATAGGGCAGCACTTCAGCGATGTACCTCAGACTTCCATACAGCTTTTAATCACAATACCTTGCTTGGTAATAATAGTGGCAACGCCAATAATTGGTAAACTTCAGGAGTACGTGCCAATTAAAACTTTAGTTCTAGTGGGAGTACTCTGTTTCTTGGTTGGAGGAATAGTCCCTGCATTTATGAATTCTTTCTCAGCGATACTGGTTATGAGAGCAATTTTCGGGTTTGGAGTAGCGGCAGCGCAGGCTTTATCCCCGGCAATGGTGGCTGCCAATTTCGAAGGTGACGAAAGGGCAAATGTCATGGGGCAATTGACTTCTGCCCAGATGTTAGGTTGCGCAGCAATGGTGTTGATAAGCGGATACCTTGCCATGATGGGTTGGAATATGACATTTTTCGTGCACTTAATAGCATTGATTTCACTTATCTGCGTTGCAGCCTGGCTACCTAATGTTAAGCCGATGAGGGCTGCAGGAGGGCAGGAAGGAAAAGCGCCGGAAAAAGTTAACGTAGCAGGAGCTTATGGTTGGATATTCACGATGTTTGCTTACTTTATTTCGGGAATGATTTTAGCTACTTACCTGGCATTTTTGATTAGCGAAAAGAACGTCGGCACTGCAGCGGATGCAGGTCAAGCTACAATGATCTTCGCTATCGGAGGATTCTTAATGGGATTTGTATTCGGAAAGCTGATGCAGGCGGCAAAGAATATCAGCCTTGCGATAGGATTTTTCATGGGTGTTTTATCGTATCTAATTATAGCTTATGCAAGCAACATTTTCATGGTTTACGTTGGAAGTCTAATTTATGGTTTTGCAGTTACTACTATATTTGCAAGTATAATGGTTGGCACTAGTTCTTCTGTTAACCCGGCTTCCGTTCCAATGGCGATATCTCTGGTTACCGCCGGGCAGAACCTAGGCTCTTTCCTTTGCCCCTATTTTATAACCCCATTGGCTGCTATGTTGGGAAGCAACATTAATACTAACGCATTTATAGTTGGGGCTATCCACTTTGCAATAATGGGATTGATAGCTTTCTTCTGGGGAGTCTCTAAAAATGCAAAAACGAAAGCATCTTTGAAAGTTGATGCTTAA
- a CDS encoding iron-containing alcohol dehydrogenase: MSIMSVGFGLWPNKVVKGVGAVKTVGSELKELGAKERVIVFTDETLKTLPMVTELVELLKKDGFSVSVFSGISPNPTEEQVMNAVEMMKDGKPEAVVAIGGGSSIDAAKAANVTYTHGGYVGDYSIEIGGITKIGPKVLPLVAIPTTAGTGTEVTMVSVITDTKRHVKYGVLSPFIVPNVSILDPELTVSLPPAATAYTGIDALTHAIESYVSVVDFEAANGAALQAIRMISKNLRRAVKDGKDINARAAMLEASMMAGFAFNVNGLGLCHQTAHQLSAQFGIPHGLANAIMLPHTMRFNMDACYQKYADIAMFMGADIRDLSVEKAAEKSVELVEQLISDLGIPKYLDDVNVTKDKVPAMVKEAVRDNSGMNNPKKTTEEECEKVYLGAFRS; this comes from the coding sequence ATGTCGATAATGAGCGTAGGCTTTGGATTGTGGCCCAACAAAGTAGTAAAGGGAGTAGGTGCCGTAAAGACAGTTGGCAGCGAGCTCAAAGAATTGGGAGCGAAAGAGAGGGTAATTGTTTTTACCGATGAGACTTTGAAGACTTTACCGATGGTTACTGAACTAGTAGAACTTCTTAAAAAGGATGGATTTTCGGTTTCCGTATTTTCCGGGATCAGCCCCAATCCGACGGAAGAACAGGTGATGAATGCGGTTGAAATGATGAAAGACGGAAAACCCGAAGCTGTTGTTGCTATAGGAGGAGGAAGTTCCATTGACGCAGCGAAAGCTGCAAATGTTACATACACCCACGGTGGATATGTAGGAGACTACAGCATCGAAATTGGAGGCATAACGAAGATAGGACCAAAAGTGCTTCCGCTCGTTGCTATTCCAACTACTGCAGGCACCGGTACTGAAGTTACAATGGTTAGCGTTATAACCGATACAAAAAGACACGTGAAATATGGCGTTTTGAGCCCCTTTATAGTGCCCAATGTGTCCATACTAGACCCTGAATTAACGGTGTCATTGCCACCTGCTGCAACGGCTTATACCGGGATAGATGCCCTTACTCACGCCATAGAATCTTACGTTTCAGTGGTGGATTTTGAAGCTGCAAATGGTGCGGCGCTTCAGGCAATTAGGATGATTTCTAAAAATCTCAGGAGAGCTGTAAAGGACGGCAAGGATATAAATGCTAGGGCTGCTATGTTGGAAGCTTCGATGATGGCAGGGTTTGCCTTCAACGTAAACGGACTGGGTTTATGCCACCAAACGGCACACCAACTGAGTGCCCAATTCGGCATACCCCACGGCCTGGCGAATGCCATAATGCTGCCCCATACGATGAGGTTTAACATGGATGCCTGCTATCAAAAATATGCTGATATCGCAATGTTTATGGGAGCAGATATTCGCGACCTTTCTGTAGAAAAAGCTGCAGAAAAGTCAGTAGAGCTTGTGGAGCAGTTGATTTCAGACTTAGGAATTCCTAAATATTTGGATGATGTAAATGTAACAAAGGATAAAGTACCTGCTATGGTTAAGGAAGCCGTTCGCGACAATTCAGGGATGAATAATCCCAAAAAGACCACCGAAGAAGAATGCGAAAAAGTTTATCTTGGTGCATTTAGGAGTTAA
- a CDS encoding C-GCAxxG-C-C family protein, producing the protein MVDGNGNNVSWPYTYKKLDPDVAAKRAYENCKAKKSCSYGTAAGLIGYLAEEVGHPFNLIPPEVIQGFKGGVPGHSSICGAIVGAALAIGLVTDVKTQDKLLNELMVWYKNFEFPKFVPEGKNEMVTSISNSELCLHSVGNWCKASGFEPLSPEMHERCARLCADVARFVVERLNETLT; encoded by the coding sequence ATGGTTGATGGCAATGGAAACAATGTGAGCTGGCCTTACACTTACAAGAAGCTCGACCCTGATGTGGCGGCAAAAAGGGCTTATGAAAATTGCAAGGCGAAAAAATCGTGTAGTTACGGTACTGCAGCGGGCCTTATCGGTTACTTAGCAGAGGAGGTAGGTCATCCTTTCAATCTTATACCGCCAGAAGTCATTCAAGGATTTAAAGGAGGTGTTCCGGGTCACTCATCCATCTGCGGCGCCATAGTAGGTGCTGCCCTGGCTATAGGACTTGTTACGGATGTGAAGACGCAAGATAAACTACTGAATGAATTGATGGTGTGGTACAAAAACTTCGAATTTCCCAAATTCGTTCCAGAAGGAAAAAATGAAATGGTGACGAGTATCAGCAATTCGGAGCTGTGTCTTCATTCCGTAGGCAATTGGTGTAAAGCTTCAGGTTTCGAGCCCTTATCCCCTGAGATGCATGAAAGATGCGCCAGGCTTTGTGCAGATGTAGCAAGGTTTGTCGTTGAAAGACTAAATGAAACGCTTACTTAA
- a CDS encoding alanine racemase, with amino-acid sequence MKIYDLPTPAFLVNLDIMEQNIKEIADFAKNNKKRLWPMVKTHKSAEIAAMQKAAGAEGFLVGTLLEAEKLVEKGFTNIMVAYPVAGKENIKKVVSLAKKARIILSLDCINAAEQIHALLEENGITLEYLLIVDSGLKRFGVIPEDSAKLAKKLLAFKSLKLIGIATHPGHVYGVSNPEEVRKIASEEVNALKTAAELLEKEGFCLEIIASGSTPTFRYVLEDEKINVLRPGNYVFYDSIQVALGVVPFERCAFFVMGTVISNPRPGNLIVDVGSKCLGLDRGAHGTSLLKGYGTVVGHPELTLVSLSEEVGKLEVEGETAVKVGEKLRIIPNHACSACNMTSFLVGFRGEEVERIIEVDMRNGMCRPKISL; translated from the coding sequence ATGAAGATTTACGATCTGCCTACACCGGCGTTTCTGGTCAACCTAGATATTATGGAACAAAACATCAAAGAAATCGCAGATTTTGCTAAGAATAACAAAAAACGCCTCTGGCCCATGGTAAAGACCCACAAGAGCGCTGAAATCGCTGCAATGCAGAAGGCGGCCGGTGCCGAAGGTTTCCTAGTAGGGACCCTCTTGGAGGCGGAAAAACTGGTTGAGAAAGGGTTTACAAACATCATGGTGGCATATCCGGTGGCGGGAAAAGAAAATATAAAAAAAGTTGTAAGCCTGGCGAAAAAAGCTCGCATAATACTCAGCTTAGACTGCATAAACGCGGCGGAACAAATCCACGCTTTACTTGAAGAAAATGGGATTACTCTTGAATACTTGCTAATCGTGGATAGCGGCCTGAAACGGTTTGGAGTTATCCCAGAGGATTCGGCAAAACTTGCTAAAAAGCTTTTAGCTTTTAAAAGTTTGAAGCTTATAGGCATAGCCACCCACCCGGGGCACGTGTACGGAGTAAGTAATCCGGAAGAAGTAAGGAAGATAGCGTCAGAAGAAGTAAATGCCTTAAAAACTGCTGCGGAGCTTCTTGAAAAAGAAGGATTTTGTTTGGAGATCATTGCCAGCGGAAGCACGCCTACGTTTAGATATGTTCTAGAGGACGAAAAAATAAACGTCTTAAGGCCGGGTAATTATGTGTTTTACGATTCCATTCAGGTAGCACTTGGAGTCGTGCCTTTTGAAAGATGTGCCTTTTTTGTAATGGGCACCGTAATTTCAAATCCGAGGCCCGGCAACCTGATTGTAGATGTGGGAAGCAAATGTCTTGGCTTAGATCGGGGAGCCCATGGGACATCTCTTTTAAAGGGATACGGCACCGTTGTCGGCCATCCGGAGCTTACTTTGGTGAGCCTTTCGGAAGAAGTGGGCAAATTGGAAGTGGAAGGAGAAACTGCCGTCAAAGTCGGAGAAAAGTTAAGGATAATTCCCAACCATGCGTGCTCTGCGTGCAATATGACAAGCTTTCTTGTAGGTTTTCGGGGTGAAGAAGTGGAGAGAATAATAGAAGTTGACATGAGGAATGGCATGTGCAGGCCGAAAATTAGCCTATAA
- a CDS encoding sigma-54 interaction domain-containing protein, which produces MPVKKSRDRPAGSPSYFEQILENLPDPIFLTDSEGNVLLSNSATAYSMGISLDQFLKSNLKELIKNGYYNFSYALQAAEKKEVVRGEITTCLGITYDTISTPVFDRKGNVIVVTCGTKRDKKNSSKNPDLDERQKREIDYLRSYVFNEEAIVAESKTMKRVLLTAHTAAQTDSVVLLCGETGTGKEVLAKYIHKHSKRAEGPFIAVNCAALPETLVESELFGYEKGAFTGSSEKGKIGLFEAANGGTLFLDEISELPLPQQAKLLRVLETKTIRRIGSSLERTVDFRLICATNKNLEKMVEEGTFRRDLFYRINVVTITIPPLRERPEDIVALSKMFVEHFNKKYGTDFKLDPDTIKSYLEYDWPGNVRELRNVIERSVIINMNKYNEEDIPNIPDTPGKDLLQYDYVKLLGLSGTLKDVLKKVEKMYIRHVLSESGGKVGVTAKKLGIFRTVLYRKLKEYGIEKKEFKG; this is translated from the coding sequence TTGCCCGTTAAAAAAAGCCGGGATAGGCCCGCCGGTTCGCCTTCGTATTTCGAACAAATTCTCGAAAACCTCCCCGACCCAATATTTTTAACCGATTCTGAAGGCAATGTTTTGCTTTCCAATTCAGCAACGGCTTATTCCATGGGGATCTCCCTGGACCAATTTTTAAAATCCAATTTAAAAGAACTTATAAAAAATGGTTATTACAATTTTTCTTACGCCCTACAGGCAGCGGAGAAAAAAGAAGTCGTAAGAGGCGAGATAACCACCTGCCTGGGTATCACTTACGATACCATCAGCACACCAGTCTTCGACAGAAAGGGTAACGTAATAGTCGTAACATGCGGCACAAAGAGAGACAAGAAAAATTCTAGCAAAAATCCTGACTTGGATGAAAGACAGAAGAGGGAGATAGATTACTTGCGAAGCTATGTATTTAACGAGGAGGCCATCGTAGCAGAAAGTAAAACAATGAAAAGGGTACTGCTCACTGCCCATACCGCGGCTCAAACAGACAGCGTAGTATTGCTCTGCGGGGAGACAGGCACAGGAAAAGAAGTCCTCGCCAAGTACATCCATAAGCACAGCAAAAGAGCTGAAGGGCCATTCATAGCAGTAAACTGTGCAGCCCTGCCAGAGACACTCGTCGAATCCGAGCTTTTTGGATACGAAAAAGGGGCTTTTACGGGTTCCTCCGAAAAGGGAAAGATAGGATTGTTCGAAGCTGCAAACGGCGGCACTTTGTTCCTGGATGAAATTTCGGAACTGCCGCTTCCTCAACAGGCAAAGCTGCTCAGAGTGCTGGAGACAAAGACCATAAGGCGCATAGGGAGCAGCCTCGAGCGCACCGTCGATTTCAGGCTTATCTGCGCTACCAATAAAAACCTTGAAAAAATGGTTGAGGAAGGCACATTCAGGAGAGATCTTTTTTACAGGATTAACGTCGTTACTATAACAATTCCCCCATTACGAGAAAGGCCGGAAGACATAGTGGCCTTATCGAAGATGTTTGTTGAACATTTTAATAAAAAATATGGAACCGATTTCAAATTAGACCCAGATACGATAAAATCCTATCTTGAGTACGATTGGCCCGGAAATGTTAGAGAACTTAGAAATGTTATAGAAAGAAGCGTAATTATTAATATGAATAAATATAACGAAGAAGACATCCCAAATATCCCAGATACTCCCGGTAAAGACTTACTTCAATATGATTATGTAAAGCTACTGGGTTTAAGCGGTACATTAAAAGATGTGCTGAAAAAAGTGGAAAAAATGTATATCAGGCATGTCTTGAGCGAAAGCGGCGGTAAAGTAGGAGTAACCGCAAAGAAGCTAGGCATATTCAGAACTGTACTGTATCGGAAGCTGAAGGAATACGGGATAGAGAAAAAAGAATTTAAAGGTTAA
- a CDS encoding 3-hydroxyacyl-CoA dehydrogenase/enoyl-CoA hydratase family protein, translating to MPKTYKIGIIGAGTMGSGIAQKMAQEGLMVTMVDVKDEFVERGFSRIRELLQEAIERGIFNEDQVKEIMSRIRGTTDIKEVADADLVIEAVFEDEKLKCEVFKKLDEICKPETILATNTSSFYVKNLAKCTNRPDRVLGMHYFYHPAKNRLLEIVPHEGTSKETVEKALFIAKLHGKTTIVVKDSPGFCVNRFFIPWYVEAIRMLEEGVANIPTIDAASKKAFGITLGVFELMNVSGVPIGLHAARTLSREKGPFYAPPETLRRQVEDLKQDWDLSGEVDESKFDIITERLYGTVMGVAAQLVEEGVASIEDTDRGAKVGLRWRYGPFELMNRVGIDKAYELVKKVKERHPYFEIPELLKKQYEKGVPFEFKFVELEVKDGIAWITINRPEAMNALNPTVMDQLEKKFDEAERNENVKAVVFRGSGKAFIAGADIKFFVDNIKNNRLDKTYDFTKKGHELLLRLENSPKMTIALLDGLSLGGGSEVALACQAIIATPQGSFGFPETGIGIFPGLGGLIRLERHLGPELAKYFIFTGKTISAKEALELGIVTKLVEPDEIEKAVNEVVEAGKFDKYRPRPIPEKYNEIKIAFSKENVERMLKGEPIKGVSPELAREIADIVSKKAPIALRMTHELIEAQSKVSIKEAIEIELSKLYDIFSTQDALAGLQSPGRPPKFIGA from the coding sequence GTGCCAAAAACATATAAGATAGGCATAATAGGAGCGGGAACGATGGGCAGCGGCATAGCCCAGAAGATGGCTCAAGAAGGATTAATGGTTACGATGGTGGATGTAAAAGATGAATTTGTCGAGAGAGGCTTTAGCAGAATAAGAGAATTATTGCAGGAAGCTATAGAACGCGGGATATTCAATGAAGATCAGGTCAAGGAGATAATGTCGAGGATTCGGGGAACTACAGATATTAAGGAAGTGGCGGATGCAGACTTGGTCATAGAGGCGGTATTTGAAGACGAAAAGTTAAAGTGCGAGGTTTTCAAAAAGCTGGACGAAATATGTAAGCCAGAAACAATACTTGCGACGAATACTTCTAGCTTTTACGTCAAGAACCTTGCAAAATGCACAAACCGTCCAGACAGAGTCCTGGGTATGCATTACTTCTATCACCCGGCCAAAAACCGCCTCCTTGAAATAGTGCCTCACGAGGGGACTAGCAAGGAAACGGTGGAAAAAGCGCTGTTTATTGCTAAGCTCCACGGTAAGACGACAATTGTAGTCAAAGACTCACCGGGGTTCTGCGTAAATAGATTTTTCATTCCATGGTACGTGGAAGCCATCCGGATGCTGGAAGAAGGAGTGGCCAACATACCAACTATTGATGCGGCTTCAAAGAAGGCTTTTGGGATAACACTGGGTGTATTTGAGCTAATGAACGTCAGCGGAGTTCCCATTGGACTCCATGCCGCAAGGACGCTCAGCAGGGAGAAAGGACCGTTTTATGCTCCGCCCGAGACATTGCGCAGACAGGTAGAGGACTTGAAGCAGGACTGGGACCTCAGCGGAGAAGTGGATGAGTCAAAGTTTGATATAATAACGGAGCGCCTGTACGGGACGGTGATGGGAGTTGCTGCACAGCTTGTAGAAGAAGGAGTTGCAAGCATAGAAGATACGGACAGGGGTGCAAAGGTGGGTCTCAGGTGGAGGTATGGGCCTTTTGAACTCATGAACCGAGTAGGCATAGACAAAGCTTACGAACTGGTCAAAAAGGTGAAGGAGCGTCATCCTTATTTTGAAATTCCGGAACTGTTAAAGAAGCAGTATGAAAAGGGCGTGCCCTTTGAATTCAAGTTCGTGGAGCTTGAAGTAAAGGATGGTATAGCATGGATAACGATTAACCGCCCAGAGGCAATGAATGCACTCAATCCCACCGTTATGGATCAGTTGGAAAAGAAATTCGATGAAGCTGAGCGGAACGAAAATGTAAAAGCTGTAGTATTTCGCGGCAGCGGAAAGGCCTTCATTGCAGGTGCCGATATAAAATTTTTCGTTGACAACATAAAAAACAATAGACTAGATAAGACTTACGATTTTACGAAAAAAGGGCACGAACTTCTACTCAGGTTAGAAAATTCGCCTAAAATGACGATTGCGTTGCTAGACGGGCTCTCGTTGGGAGGCGGGAGTGAGGTAGCTTTAGCATGCCAGGCAATCATTGCGACGCCGCAAGGCTCTTTTGGATTCCCTGAGACTGGAATAGGTATTTTCCCAGGGCTTGGTGGTTTGATAAGGCTCGAAAGGCATCTTGGGCCAGAACTGGCGAAGTATTTTATATTTACCGGCAAAACGATAAGCGCCAAAGAAGCCTTGGAACTTGGAATAGTTACGAAGTTGGTGGAGCCTGATGAAATAGAGAAAGCCGTAAATGAAGTGGTAGAAGCAGGTAAATTTGACAAATACCGCCCGAGGCCCATACCCGAAAAATATAACGAGATTAAGATTGCTTTCAGCAAAGAAAATGTAGAAAGAATGCTCAAAGGAGAGCCGATAAAAGGGGTATCGCCAGAACTCGCCAGGGAGATAGCCGATATAGTTTCCAAAAAAGCCCCGATAGCTTTGAGGATGACCCACGAATTGATAGAGGCCCAATCGAAGGTTTCGATAAAAGAAGCTATCGAGATAGAACTTTCGAAGTTGTACGATATCTTCTCCACGCAGGATGCCCTAGCAGGTTTACAGTCACCCGGACGCCCGCCGAAATTTATAGGCGCTTGA
- a CDS encoding thiolase family protein, producing the protein MQFTKAFIPYKGYYSSPFCKWQGSMQHDNAIELGGKTSKRWFESKGINPNEVIDYVYLGITVGQHRVFHGAQWAAVLMGAPDIPGMTIMQACSTATTSVFTASMAVEVGNVETAYCLMVDRTSNGPHTIWPNPLGPGGEVISENWNMDNMKADPATGLGMIMTAENVAREHGFTREQADELVVVRYNQYKEALANDREFQKRYMFPVEVTVSRKETKIVEEDEGVFLDTTLEGLKKLKPQIEGGIHTFGSQTHPADGNAGIIVTTKEKAKELSEDPNIPIQVISYGFARARKAFMPEAPVYASRMALERVGLKAKDMVAIKCHDPFIANDLVLAKGLEIPPESFNNYGSSLVYGHPQAPTVARLLIEAIEEAVIKGGGYVLVTGCAAGDTGATLILKVG; encoded by the coding sequence GTGCAATTTACCAAAGCTTTTATCCCTTATAAGGGTTATTACAGTTCGCCATTCTGCAAATGGCAGGGGAGCATGCAGCACGACAACGCAATAGAATTGGGAGGCAAGACCAGCAAGAGATGGTTTGAAAGTAAAGGGATTAATCCAAATGAGGTAATCGACTACGTTTATTTAGGAATTACTGTGGGGCAGCACAGGGTATTCCATGGCGCTCAGTGGGCGGCCGTATTGATGGGAGCGCCCGATATTCCTGGAATGACTATAATGCAGGCGTGTTCTACCGCTACTACTTCCGTGTTTACTGCTAGCATGGCGGTTGAGGTTGGAAATGTGGAAACTGCTTATTGCCTCATGGTTGATAGGACATCGAACGGACCCCATACTATCTGGCCCAATCCTCTTGGGCCGGGAGGAGAGGTTATCTCCGAGAACTGGAATATGGACAACATGAAAGCCGATCCCGCAACGGGCCTGGGCATGATAATGACCGCAGAAAACGTAGCAAGGGAGCACGGTTTTACTCGAGAACAGGCAGATGAACTGGTAGTAGTTCGGTACAACCAGTATAAGGAAGCCCTTGCCAATGACAGAGAGTTTCAAAAAAGGTATATGTTTCCCGTAGAGGTTACCGTATCGCGAAAAGAGACTAAAATTGTGGAGGAAGACGAGGGAGTATTTCTCGATACAACGTTGGAAGGATTGAAAAAATTAAAACCGCAGATTGAAGGGGGCATACACACTTTTGGTTCCCAGACTCACCCCGCAGATGGGAATGCTGGTATAATCGTTACAACCAAGGAAAAGGCTAAAGAGTTGAGTGAAGATCCGAATATCCCGATTCAGGTGATTTCTTACGGCTTTGCCAGGGCAAGAAAGGCTTTCATGCCGGAAGCGCCGGTTTATGCATCTAGGATGGCATTAGAAAGGGTGGGGTTAAAGGCAAAGGATATGGTAGCCATAAAATGCCACGATCCCTTTATAGCGAATGATTTGGTACTGGCAAAAGGTCTCGAGATTCCTCCTGAATCCTTTAACAATTATGGCAGTTCTTTAGTTTATGGCCACCCTCAAGCTCCTACCGTTGCGAGGCTATTGATTGAAGCGATAGAAGAAGCGGTAATAAAAGGCGGGGGTTACGTATTAGTTACTGGATGTGCTGCAGGAGATACCGGTGCTACGTTGATATTAAAGGTTGGATAA